From the genome of Alcanivorax sp.:
CCGGAAAAACCACCAGATCAGCGCCCAGCAGCCGCCGGGCTTCGTCGGCGGCCTCGATCACACGCTGTGCGTTACCCTCAATGTCCCCCACCAGCGCATTCTGCTGGGCCATGATAATTCGCATCTTCACCGGCCTTTCATGAAATGAGCGCTGATTGTACTCTTTAGACCGCGATCCATGAATGCATCAGGGTGCACAAAACAAGGAGAAAAGAATGGGGCTGATTCGCCTGCTGGTCATTGCAGCACTGATTTATATTGTCTGGCGGGTGGTCAAGAACCTGCTTTCCTCTCCCCGCCAGGACACCCCGCCCGCCTCCGGTGGCCGGCAGGAACTGATGCGCAAGTGCGCGCAGTGCGGCGTGCATGTGCCCGACCACGAAGCGTTCACGCACAACGGCCAGCACTTCTGCAGTATGGAGCATCAACGGCTGTATCTGGAGCATCATGACCAGTAGTCAGGGATGGACCCCCGCCCGCATCTATAATGTCTACCGTATTGCCATCGCCTGTGCGTTGCTGTTTCTGCATTTCGCACCGGATGCACCGCTGATTGGCAAACATTCACCGAACCTGTTTCAGGCCACGCTTTTTGCCTACCTTGGGCTCATCCTGGCCTCCACCACCCTGGACCACCGGCGCCACCAGCGCGCCTTCCCCGGATGGGCCCAGCCCACGGCCCTGATCACCGACCTGATCATGCTGACCCTGGTTGTTCATGCCCAGGGAGGCCTGGAAGGCGGGCTTGCTGTACTGCTGCTGGTCACAGTGGCCGCAGGCAACATACTCCTGCGCGGCCGACTGGGTTTTCTCATCGCAGCACTGGCCACCCTGTCAGCCATGTTCGAGCAGTTCTATTTTTCCATTCAGGAACAGTTCGATTCGCCATTTATGCTGACCGAGTCCGGGCTACTGGGGATTGCTTTCTTCATGGTCTCACTGATCATTCAGCAGGTTGCCCAACGGCTGGAGCACAGCGAACAGATTGCCCGTCGTCAGCGGGTGGCGATTGAAAGGCTGGAAGCGCTCAATCAGCAGATTGTTCAGCGCATGCGTACTGGCGTGATGGTGTTCGATGAACAGCACCAGGTGCTGATGTCGAACCATGCAGCCAACAACCTTTTTGACTCACCCATGCTTGGCAAGCGCTTGCCGCAAACGCTGATCAGCCGGCATGAACGATGGCAAGACAACCCCATGCTGCCGCTGGCCACACTGCGCGTGTCCGAGCAAAGCCCCACACTGAGTCCCCGCTTTGCCAGCCTGGATACCGGCCATGAAAACCTCACCCTGATCTTTCTGGAGGATACCGCACGGGTCGCACAGGAAGCCCAGCAACTGAACCTCAGTTCACTGGGGCGATTGTCAGCCACGCTGGCCCATGAAATCCGCAATCCACTCAGCGCCATCAATCATGCCACCGACCTGCTGCTTGACGGAGAGCCCAGCGCCGAGGATCAACATCTGCTGTCCATCATTCGAAACCATGTCAACCGGGTGAATGGCATCATTCACGACGTACTGGATCTATCACGGCGAGGCAAGGGCAACGCCGAACGCTTCGTTCTCACCACCTTGCTGCAGTCGATTCAGGAAAGCTGGAACCTGAAAACAGAAGGATCGCCCGTGGAGCTGGCCTGTGGTGATGATGTGGAGGTGCGCTTTGATCCCAATCAACTGACCCGGGTGCTGGATAACCTGATTGCCAATGCCCTCAAGCACGGCGGCGAAGGCACGCGGATCAGACTCCACTGCGGCACCCATGACCGCACCGGCCTGCCTTGGCTACGTATTCACGATAATGGCACCGGCATTGATGAAGAAGCCGCCCGTCACTTGTTCGAGCCCTTCTACACCACCGCCACTGATGGTAATGGCCTTGGCCTGTATCTGTGCCGCGAGCTGTGTCAGGCCAACCAGGCTACCCTGGATCTGGAGGACACCGAAACCGGCGCCTGCTTTGTGATAACCTTTGCCCACCCGCACCGACAATTTCAATAACAGAGTTCGACTATGAGTGCAGATACCCCCCACGTTCTGGTTGTGGATGACGAAGCGGATCTTCGTGAGCTGCTGGTCATCACTCTGGGACGAATGAAGCTCAAGGCAACCGCTGCGGAATCCCTGGGGGCCGCCAAGGACAAACTGAATGATGGACACTTTGACCTCTGCCTGACCGACATGAATCTCGGCGATGGCACAGGCCTGGAACTGCTTCAGCATATCGCCCAGCACTGCCCGGAAATGCCCGTGGCCGTCATCACCGCCTACGGCAACATGGAAACCGCTACAGACGCCATGAAGCTGGGCGCCTACGATTTTATTTCCAAGCCCGTGGCGCTGGACCGGCTGCGTCAGCTGATCGAAGACGGTCTCGACATCAGCCATGTGGAAGAACATCAGGAAGAGGAAAACAACCTGATCGGCGAAGCCCCTGCCATGCAGGCGCTCAAGGCCCAGGTCAGGAAACTTTCACGCAGTCAGGCACCCATCTATATCAGTGGCGAGTCCGGTAGTGGCAAGGAGCGCATCGCGCGCCTGATCCATAACCTGGGCCCGCGACGGGATAAACCCTTTGTTGCCGTCAACTGTGGGGCCATTCCTTCAGAGCTGATGGAAAGCGAGTTTTTCGGCCACCGCAAAGGGGCGTTTACCGGCGCCGTGGAAGACCGCAAGGGACTGTTCCGTGAGGCGGATGGCGGCACCCTGTTTCTGGATGAAGTCGCCGATCTCCCCCTCCACATGCAGGTCAAGTTACTGCGGGCGATCCAGGAAAAAAGCGTGCGGCCGGTGGGGGAAGCGCGGGAGTTTCAGGTCAACCTGCGGATTCTTTGTGCCACCCACAAGGACCTTGCCCGGGAAATGCAGGAAGGCCGCTTTCGTCAGGATCTGTTCTACCGGCTGAATGTCATTGAAGCCCATGTCCCCCCCCTTCGTGAAAGAAAAGACGATATTCCCGCACTGGTAGCGCACATCCTGCAGCGACTGAGTCAGGCCTGGGATACCCAGCCTCCCACCGTCAGTGATCGGGCGATGGCAGCCCTGTGTGACTACCCCTTCCCGGGTAATGTTCGGGAGCTTGAGAATACCCTTGAGCGGGCAATGACACTGTGTGAAGGGCAGATCATCGAAACCGACAATCTCCATCTTC
Proteins encoded in this window:
- a CDS encoding PP0621 family protein, producing MGLIRLLVIAALIYIVWRVVKNLLSSPRQDTPPASGGRQELMRKCAQCGVHVPDHEAFTHNGQHFCSMEHQRLYLEHHDQ
- a CDS encoding HAMP domain-containing sensor histidine kinase, giving the protein MTSSQGWTPARIYNVYRIAIACALLFLHFAPDAPLIGKHSPNLFQATLFAYLGLILASTTLDHRRHQRAFPGWAQPTALITDLIMLTLVVHAQGGLEGGLAVLLLVTVAAGNILLRGRLGFLIAALATLSAMFEQFYFSIQEQFDSPFMLTESGLLGIAFFMVSLIIQQVAQRLEHSEQIARRQRVAIERLEALNQQIVQRMRTGVMVFDEQHQVLMSNHAANNLFDSPMLGKRLPQTLISRHERWQDNPMLPLATLRVSEQSPTLSPRFASLDTGHENLTLIFLEDTARVAQEAQQLNLSSLGRLSATLAHEIRNPLSAINHATDLLLDGEPSAEDQHLLSIIRNHVNRVNGIIHDVLDLSRRGKGNAERFVLTTLLQSIQESWNLKTEGSPVELACGDDVEVRFDPNQLTRVLDNLIANALKHGGEGTRIRLHCGTHDRTGLPWLRIHDNGTGIDEEAARHLFEPFYTTATDGNGLGLYLCRELCQANQATLDLEDTETGACFVITFAHPHRQFQ
- a CDS encoding sigma-54 dependent transcriptional regulator — protein: MSADTPHVLVVDDEADLRELLVITLGRMKLKATAAESLGAAKDKLNDGHFDLCLTDMNLGDGTGLELLQHIAQHCPEMPVAVITAYGNMETATDAMKLGAYDFISKPVALDRLRQLIEDGLDISHVEEHQEEENNLIGEAPAMQALKAQVRKLSRSQAPIYISGESGSGKERIARLIHNLGPRRDKPFVAVNCGAIPSELMESEFFGHRKGAFTGAVEDRKGLFREADGGTLFLDEVADLPLHMQVKLLRAIQEKSVRPVGEAREFQVNLRILCATHKDLAREMQEGRFRQDLFYRLNVIEAHVPPLRERKDDIPALVAHILQRLSQAWDTQPPTVSDRAMAALCDYPFPGNVRELENTLERAMTLCEGQIIETDNLHLQGQSQPVSAATQTPVGNALPERDSAQPLEDFLQDIERQEILKALDSTHWNRTAAAKKLGMTFRSLRYRLKKLELDRDDDGSE